The stretch of DNA TACGGACTTAGGGGAGCCTGAACGCAGCTCCTCGGAAGAGACTCTCAATAACTTCCAGGAAGCCGAGACACCTGGGGCGGTCTCTCCCAACCAGCCCCACCTTCCTCAGCCTCATTTGCCTCACCTTCCACAACAGAACGTTGTGATCAATGGGAATGCTCATCCACAccccctccatcaccaccatcccaTTCATGGCCACCACCTGCACCACGGGCACCACCATCCATCCCATGCCGGGGTGGCCAGTACATCTATCCCTGGAGGGCCGCCCTCAAGCCCAGTGTCCAGAAAACTCTCGGCCGCGGGAAGCTCTGACGGTGTTATGCCAGTTGCACCAACTTCTGCTGTATCATCGAGTGGCTCGCCGGCATCTGTCATGACTAGTGTCCGTGCTCCGAGTACTACCGGCAGCCTAGGTATAAATTCTGTTACGGGCACCAATACGATGAATAACGTTAACATCACTGCTGTGGGTAGTTTTAATTCTGCTGTGACCAGCAGCATGCTTGGTAGCGCTAATATAAGTGTGAGCAGTATCCCCAGTGCTGCTAGTGTGAGTGTCGGGCCTGCAGTGAGCAGCGGGGTTAATGTGAATATCTTGAGTGGCATGGGCAATGGTACGATTGCTTCCTCCGCGGCCTTTAACAGCGCTGCCAGTGCAGCAGCGGGCATGACAGTGGGGTCCGTTTCGAGTCAGCAGCAACAGCCAACCGTTAACACGTCCAGGTTCAGAGTCGTGAAGTTAGATTCTACTTCTGAGCCTTTCAAAAAAGGTCGATGGACTTGCACTGAgttctatgaaaaagaaaacgCCGCCGTACCCACCACCGAAGGGGTGGTGGTAAATAAGGTGGTGGAAAGTGTAAGACAAAACCCGACCGAAGCAACTTCCGAGAGGGAGAGCACGAGTGGGAGCTCCGTGAGCAGCAGCGTCAGCACTCTGAGTCACTACACGGAGAGTGTGGGCAGCGGAGAGATGGGCACCCTAGCAGCCCCGCCGGTGCAGCCGCAGCCGCCCCCGACCCTTCCAGGGGTGGCCCTTCCGCAGATGGACTTCAGTAGCGCCGCTCCACAGGGCATTTCAGCAGTTAGCATCCCTCAGAGTATTTCTCAGTCGCAGATCTCGCAGGTACAGTTACCGTCTCAAGAACTGGGCTATCAGCCGAAGCCAGGTCTTCAACCAGTACCTCTGCAAGCCGGTATTCAGCCGTCACCTGTTGGCGTGGTGGGTGTCACTTCGGCTTTAGGTCAGCAGCCTTCCGTCGCCAGCCTGGCTCAACCCCAACTGCCGTATTCCCAGGCGGCTCCCCCAGTGCAAGCTCCCCTGCCAGGGGCGCCACCCCAACAGGTACAATATGGCCAGCCGGCGCCAGCTGTGGCCCCTCCGATGGCCCCAAGCCACGGTACATCAGTGGCTCCGAACCCAGCCTCCGAGTATGTTCAGCCCTCACCGCTTCTCCAAACAGCGGTATCCTCTGGACAGCCCACTTCTGCAGGGATGGCCGTGGGAGCCACGGTGATTCCTATGGCTCAGCCACAGAGCATCCAGCTCCCAGTGCAGCCCGCGGCAGTGCAAGCACAACCTGCGGGGGCAGCTGGCCAACCTGTTGGCAAGGCTCACACGACAGTAGCTGCTGTACCTCCTGGCAGTCAAATCGCAAATATTGGTCAACAGACAAGCCTACCATCGGCACTGCAGCAGCCCTCCACCCAAGTCACACCTTCAGTTATCCAGCAAGGTGCTCCTCCGTCTTCACAGATAGTGCCACCTGCTCCAGTTGCGATGCTTCATCAGGGAGTTCAGCCCAGCGCTTCAGGCCTTCCTCAACAACTGGTCATCGCACCTCAGAGTACCCTGTTACCTGTGCCTCCCCAGCCACAGGGGGTCGAGTCGGTAGCTCCAGGAGTGGTTTCGAAGCAGTTGCCTGCAGTTAGTCCTTTGCCCTCTGCTAGTAGTATTTCTGTTACGAATCAGGTTAGTTCAGCTGGTCCTTCTGGACTGCCTTCTGCCCCGACAAACTTGGTCCCGTCACAGAATATAGCACAAGCCCCCGCCACTCAGAATGGTAATTTGGTTCAAAGTGTCAGTCAGCCTCCCTTGCTAGCATCTAATATAAATTTGCCTTTGGCACAACAGCTACCACTCAGTTCTGTTCAATTCTCCGCACAATCGTTAGCTCAGGCAATTGGAAGCCAAATCGAAGATGCCAGGCGCCCAGCGGAACCCTCCTTAGTTGGCTTACCTCAGACCATCAGTGGTGACAGTGGGGGAGTGTCAGCAGTTTCAGatggcagtagcagcagccttgCAGCCTCTGCTTCTCTTTTCCCGTTGAAGGTGCTACCGCTGACGACACCCCTGGTGGATGGCGAGGACGAGAGGTAAGCTCATGCCATGTTTCTGCAGGCATTCAACAGATGCAGAGTTCCTCTGTTTAGTCACTGCATATGCACAGGGTTAGTCTAAAAGCATTAtctacttttttcctctttagagGTGAACGAGCATTTTTCTGGTAAGTTTTCTAGAGCAGGAGTGTGATGGAATGGTTTCAAACTGCTTAGGAAATGGTCTAAGTAAAACGTAAACAATACTTGACAGAATGGTTTTTGAACATTAAGAGTAGGTATGGGAGCCCCAAGCGGTTTTGTTATTTATGAGATGGTTTTTTAGAATTAATTATGAACAGAAGCTTAATTTTTGCCAACCCAGCTTAATAGTTCATCTTTTCTTTTGACTTACTAAAATCGTTATGATCATctcttgggggcaggaggggaggttGTGGTTCCATTTGTTTCTCCTTCACTGGACTCGATGACCCAAAGTTCTACTGTGTGTGCTATTAGTCTGAAAAAGATCATGTTACTGCTTTTCCTAGTCAGATATTATAGGAAAGGTGACCTAAGCTGGGTTATACTGGGTTAGGTTGCTCTCAAACTAATTGACCGACTTTTGTGTACTTAATGGTCGTTTTATCTGAACAGTAAAGAAATGGGAATGGTAAAAAATGttttgtgggggaggaggggcataCACTCTTAAAAACAGCCCAATTTATCTTTGACAGTAGTAGGcagtatgtttttccttttgcatAGTAGATCAAGATGGTAGCtgttttaaagaggaaagaaagagaatgtcTTGGAGGGTTGAATTTATAGAGACATGAAACTGACTTTGTTCTCCTGCTAATCTACTCCACTTGTTCTCTTCTCTAACCAGAGAAATATAGAAAGCCTAAAATACATTACTAGACCATTGTTTTCTTAATAGGATTGGTAATAATATGGTGATCACATTTATTGAATCAAATTGTGTCTTTGAAGCTGGCTAGCTAGAAGAGTTGTGAAACCTTTCATGATACTACACGGCTTTAAATTAAGTCGATTTTTAAAGGAATGTTCTTTTCACAGATTTGCCTTACTAACCTTGATCAAAGTAATAGTTTTGATCAAGGAGTTTTGACAGAGGCTATTCATTTTCACTGTGGAACTTTGAATAAATGTGAAAGatacttaaatattttagtattggAGATTTTTGTGATTGAACTTTTATTAAGCCAGTTGGAACATTTACATTCTAAATGTATATCTGTGGTTTTCACTTTGGAAAAATTGAGCATATTTCAAAAGAATTGccattttagaaaaacaaaggcCAAATGTTTCAGTgaggccttcttttttttttaattacttaaaagATATAAGGTAAAGGCATAGttaattgaaataatttaaattcttgCCTTTGAggattcttatttttctaagtcATATATAGAATCTTGTTATCTAGCCACATGTATTCTGTATCATGTATACAAGGCTATACTTTAAAGAGAGACCTCTTCTAGGAGGTGGTTTCCTTAATAGTTATATTATAATTGTTGCTAAACCTTTAAATTTATCAAATCATGCTAATACAcatctataattttaaataattaacttaCCTCCGATATTCAGGTTTTCTAAATCTAGTGAGTGTGATCTGAGTAAAACCCCTATAAGAACAGGTATATTATGTGGATGCTAAATTTAGAGAAGTAAAAGATGGGTGGATACACAAATGAAAACCACATACTTTGAATTCAAACCTGCCATGATTTTTACTAATTACCATTGTGGTCTCCTGGcatgactttttcctttttgttttcttctcctggTGGTAGGGCATGATAGAGCTTTCCGTAACATGGTGTTCCAGACGATTAAAGTCAGATGTTGCTACTTACAACTCGGTTTTTAACTGTAGAGCTAGAGTCCCAGTTTAAGATACTAGAACAAAATTTTTCCATATAGCAACTGAGGTGAGGACTAATGAGGGGCAAATTATGTAGAAAGGTTTGAAATTAAAGGGGCAAAACAGATACTGAGAAATATGATTAAATATTGGTGTACAGTAACTTGAGTTGACTGTACCTGTTTTGAATTAACCACATATTTGAGCTTTTGTTAACATCCTTTAAATTCTGTAATACCAAAATGACCCCTAAAATAGCTGTAAAGGTCAGATCTGATAaatttgtgtattattttcttGGCATTTTACTGCAGATTATCACTGTAGTTTGGGGAAAAATTGTTAAgtgataatgattttaaaaattgtttttacttttttcttcccaTGTTAGTTTCTGTGTTGTTTGTGTCTTCTGGGCTTCACCTATGGATCTCATGGGAGAAAAGGATACATTGTAATGTCAGTATTATGACTTAGAAAACGCATTAGCAATAAAACTTTTAGGTGGTAGGATAAATGAAGATTGGctgttcttttttcatcttttgaaataatattgacacagggtaaattttaaaatgttggtaaCACATGTGTCTACTGGTGTTGGCTACTGGCAGAGACTATAAAGATTAGAAACATGGATCAGGCCTTAAGATTAtgtgtgatcttttaaaaaaaaaaaatcattctccttaaaaaggttttaatgtcttatattgggcttccctggtggctcagattcctgagtttggtccctgggttgggaagacccccctggagaagtgaatggctacccactcccgtattcttgcctagagaattccatggactaggagtctggtgggctataatccacggggttgcaaagagttggacacaactgggtggcTAGCAAACAAAACACATCATGTCTTAGGTTAGCCTTTAATGTGAACTTATTGTTACAGCACAGGGAAGATGCAGGTATTTCACACTgatgttttcagtgttttgtgATTGTTAATACAGCCTCTTCTGTGAAATTGGTCAAACTTCCATTCATCCTTCAAGACTCAGCTCAGATGTTCCCTCTGTAGCATTCTCTTCAAGAAAGGTTTGCCTTAGCCCTTTTTAGTGTTCCTCTATTCAAGGCACTGTGCatgttcaattaaaattaaatttacccattttcCCCACAAGACCGTGAATTCTTCAAGGGCAAGAGCTAAGtgttttttgaaagaattaatgAGCAGacctttctttgccttttggaTGATTTAAAACTTGTATTGTCTCTCACCTTAAGCATAACTGTTGGAGATGCAGGATCATATAATTTAatgcaacagaatgaaaagaaatttcaTACCTTAAAGTAAATTGATATTTATCTTCTAAATAGAGTACCTGTATATAGAGTAgttcctcaaatatttattaatgaggAATTTGAGCTTTCTTATCCAATAGGAGTGATACTCATTTTTGCCAGCTTCTTAGGATGGTTGCATCAGATAAAATACTTTAACTGTGAAATACTAAAttataaaatctaatttttatttatgttgtaCCTGCCCAGTTTAAAGAGCCAAATAGTTTACGTGCttatcaaaacaaagaaaagcttCCTGCCCTCTCTATTTCCCTGAAGCAATCACTTTCACCTCTTGTAGATGATGATTGTGATATTTATCTCCTAGTCTCTAAATAACCGCCTGTATTACTACTCGACGTGCAACGCAGCTAGGTGGTTAGGAGCATGGACTGCTTGGGTCTGAGCCACCCTCTGTTGTTCACCagctgcttaacctctctgttcctcGGTTTGCTCACTTTAGAAAGTGGTGAGAATAGTATCTACCGCGTAGGATTTTGTAAGAATGAAACGAATTTGGAAAGTCCTTTGAAATGTCTCTAACTCATATGCTCTAtattactgttcagttgctaagtcgtgtccaactctctgcaaccccatgaactgtagcatgtcagacttccctgtccttcactgtctcccagagtttgctcaaattaaggcccattgagtcagtgatgctgtctaaccatctcatcctctgctgcccttttttccttttgtcttcgatttttcccagcatcagggtcttttccaat from Bubalus bubalis isolate 160015118507 breed Murrah chromosome 13, NDDB_SH_1, whole genome shotgun sequence encodes:
- the TSC22D1 gene encoding TSC22 domain family protein 1 isoform X7; this encodes MHQPPESTAAAAAADMSARKMAHPAMFPRRGSGGGSASALGAAGTGVGSSAPSAEDFPPPSLLQPPPPAASSLSGPQPPPPQSLNLLSQAQLQAQPLAPGGTQMKKKSGFQITSVTPAQISASISSNNSIAEDTESYDDLDESHTEDLSSSEILDVSLSRATDLGEPERSSSEETLNNFQEAETPGAVSPNQPHLPQPHLPHLPQQNVVINGNAHPHPLHHHHPIHGHHLHHGHHHPSHAGVASTSIPGGPPSSPVSRKLSAAGSSDGVMPVAPTSAVSSSGSPASVMTSVRAPSTTGSLGINSVTGTNTMNNVNITAVGSFNSAVTSSMLGSANISVSSIPSAASVSVGPAVSSGVNVNILSGMGNGTIASSAAFNSAASAAAGMTVGSVSSQQQQPTVNTSRFRVVKLDSTSEPFKKGRWTCTEFYEKENAAVPTTEGVVVNKVVESVRQNPTEATSERESTSGSSVSSSVSTLSHYTESVGSGEMGTLAAPPVQPQPPPTLPGVALPQMDFSSAAPQGISAVSIPQSISQSQISQVQLPSQELGYQPKPGLQPVPLQAGIQPSPVGVVGVTSALGQQPSVASLAQPQLPYSQAAPPVQAPLPGAPPQQVQYGQPAPAVAPPMAPSHGTSVAPNPASEYVQPSPLLQTAVSSGQPTSAGMAVGATVIPMAQPQSIQLPVQPAAVQAQPAGAAGQPVGKAHTTVAAVPPGSQIANIGQQTSLPSALQQPSTQVTPSVIQQGAPPSSQIVPPAPVAMLHQGVQPSASGLPQQLVIAPQSTLLPVPPQPQGVESVAPGVVSKQLPAVSPLPSASSISVTNQVLPLTTPLVDGEDESASLLPEVQGVILEPQIQPRPRRAFDVRGPLSPLNLWRQNIQLLERVGKGFLSTGKHPPSAKGTPLAEPSRMISVTHAATAVWKAVVNGAMHYV
- the TSC22D1 gene encoding TSC22 domain family protein 1 isoform X10, producing the protein MHQPPESTAAAAAADMSARKMAHPAMFPRRGSGGGSASALGAAGTGVGSSAPSAEDFPPPSLLQPPPPAASSLSGPQPPPPQSLNLLSQAQLQAQPLAPGGTQMKKKSGFQITSVTPAQISASISSNNSIAEDTESYDDLDESHTEDLSSSEILDVSLSRATDLGEPERSSSEETLNNFQEAETPGAVSPNQPHLPQPHLPHLPQQNVVINGNAHPHPLHHHHPIHGHHLHHGHHHPSHAGVASTSIPGGPPSSPVSRKLSAAGSSDGVMPVAPTSAVSSSGSPASVMTSVRAPSTTGSLGINSVTGTNTMNNVNITAVGSFNSAVTSSMLGSANISVSSIPSAASVSVGPAVSSGVNVNILSGMGNGTIASSAAFNSAASAAAGMTVGSVSSQQQQPTVNTSRFRVVKLDSTSEPFKKGRWTCTEFYEKENAAVPTTEGVVVNKVVESVRQNPTEATSERESTSGSSVSSSVSTLSHYTESVGSGEMGTLAAPPVQPQPPPTLPGVALPQMDFSSAAPQGISAVSIPQSISQSQISQVQLPSQELGYQPKPGLQPVPLQAGIQPSPVGVVGVTSALGQQPSVASLAQPQLPYSQAAPPVQAPLPGAPPQQVQYGQPAPAVAPPMAPSHGTSVAPNPASEYVQPSPLLQTAVSSGQPTSAGMAVGATVIPMAQPQSIQLPVQPAAVQAQPAGAAGQPVGKAHTTVAAVPPGSQIANIGQQTSLPSALQQPSTQVTPSVIQQGAPPSSQIVPPAPVAMLHQGVQPSASGLPQQLVIAPQSTLLPVPPQPQGVESVAPGVVSKQLPAVSPLPSASSISVTNQVLPLTTPLVDGEDESCWHFSKLAGRARRK